One Ignavibacterium sp. DNA segment encodes these proteins:
- a CDS encoding dipeptide epimerase produces the protein MKQNRKDFLKTSGLIVAASAAASIPTASFAKNIIKNKGSKMKLRFKPYTLELKHVFTVAVYSRTTTPVMLTEIEYDGIIGYGEASMPQYLGESQETAAAFLSKVNLEQFDDPFQMEDILTYVDSIDKKNTAAKASIDIALHDLVGKLLNQPWYKIWGYDKSKTPDTTFTIGIDTAEVVKQKVKEASEFKLLKVKLGKDNDKEMINTIRSVTDVPLTADANQGWTDKYQALDMINWLNDKNVLYVEQPLPKDMIDENAWITENSPIPILGDEAIQRIGDLIKMKDVYAGVVIKLMKCTGMREANKMIAMARALNKKIMLGCMTETSCAISAASQLSPMVDWADLDGALLIKNDPFEGMKVIDGRVTLNDYPGIGLKN, from the coding sequence ATGAAACAGAACAGAAAAGATTTTTTAAAAACAAGCGGACTTATAGTTGCAGCCTCTGCTGCGGCTTCAATTCCCACCGCCTCATTTGCGAAAAACATAATTAAAAACAAAGGCTCTAAAATGAAGTTAAGATTTAAACCATATACACTTGAGCTAAAGCATGTTTTTACAGTTGCTGTTTATTCCAGAACTACAACTCCGGTTATGCTTACTGAAATTGAATATGATGGAATAATAGGATACGGTGAAGCTTCAATGCCGCAATATCTCGGTGAGTCACAGGAAACTGCAGCAGCTTTTTTATCAAAAGTTAATCTTGAACAGTTTGATGACCCGTTTCAGATGGAAGATATTCTTACTTATGTTGATTCCATTGATAAGAAAAATACTGCTGCTAAAGCTTCAATTGATATTGCTTTGCATGATCTTGTGGGAAAATTATTAAATCAGCCCTGGTATAAAATATGGGGATACGATAAATCAAAAACTCCGGATACAACTTTTACAATCGGTATTGATACAGCCGAGGTAGTTAAACAGAAGGTTAAAGAGGCCTCTGAGTTTAAGTTATTGAAAGTTAAACTGGGCAAGGATAACGATAAAGAAATGATTAATACCATAAGATCTGTTACCGATGTTCCGTTAACTGCAGATGCTAATCAGGGCTGGACTGACAAGTATCAGGCGCTTGATATGATTAATTGGCTTAATGATAAAAATGTTCTGTATGTAGAGCAGCCTCTTCCGAAGGATATGATTGATGAAAATGCATGGATAACTGAAAACTCACCAATACCTATTCTTGGTGATGAAGCTATACAGCGAATTGGTGATTTGATTAAGATGAAAGACGTTTATGCTGGTGTGGTAATAAAACTGATGAAGTGCACCGGAATGCGGGAAGCAAATAAAATGATTGCTATGGCAAGAGCATTAAACAAGAAAATAATGCTCGGTTGTATGACTGAAACAAGCTGTGCTATTTCTGCTGCTTCACAACTTTCTCCAATGGTTGACTGGGCTGATCTTGATGGTGCTTTACTTATTAAGAATGATCCATTTGAGGGAATGAAAGTTATTGATGGCAGAGTAACTCTGAATGATTATCCCGGTATTGGATTAAAGAATTAA
- a CDS encoding fibronectin type III domain-containing protein codes for MQKIKIFFLFLTFYIINSCSTSEVITLQSEFDYCNSNFISQFDVVKQEFNLSKYVKLNNVLFDSVNRTITVQFSKELASLPIREEFAARLKSTIKNYFTESLSDYNIVVTSMGYNIEELIPNFYRTDKNKIDKARITKSVKDRIPVVQNISKPFKIIKGLNNKNILLWHSHGWYYNNNEKRWMWQRARLFQTIEDLGPLSFTIPYLIPMLENAGANVFVPRERDFQINEVIVDNDNPGKESYIETSVSDKIVWKTSSEKGFTLKNPTIKEGENPFNNGTARYINSMINPFSSVSWIPEIPKTGYYAVYISYIASDKNVTDAQYKVKHSGGETDFRINQTIGGKTWIYLGTFKFEKGRSKNQGVILTNQSKDIDRIVSADAVRFGGGVGIVEREGTTSGKPKFAEGSRYWLQFAGMPDTLTYNLNKNSNDYNDDYQSRAEYGNYLYGAPFGPNKKRDEKGLGVPIDLSLAFHTDAGITRNDTAIGTLMIYSIPGLDSQNVFPDGVSRLANRDLSDIVQTQIVNDIRKNYDSAWTRRQLMNSMYSEAARPNIPSMLLELLSHQNFYDMKFSLDPIFRFDVARSIYIGMLKFLSVQNGFDYVVQPLPPQNFSAILNNKGEVELNWKAQIDKNEPTATADKFILYTRINNKGFDNGRIVESNKIKLSDLKEDNIYSFKVTAVNNGGESFPSEVLSVCFNKKSPNPVLIVNGFDRVSAPASFDSPDFSGFTNFIDEGVPDKYDLSFTGTQFNFNPASKWITDDNPGHGASHSYNEGKVIAGNTFDFVYTHGKALKENGFSFCSASDESVMSGEVDLTNYKMTDILFGEQKKTQAPKYKEQIRFEVFPDLLKEKVKSYLTNGGKLFISGSYIGTDLYSDKDSTGIKFANEVLKLKLKTGWAVKTGKVISVNENFLTKNQSLEFNTALNDSIYKVEAPDELGELNGSEVLMRYSENYFSSVIGFKGEYSVITFGFPFETILGEKNRNTIMKAVLNYLNVQ; via the coding sequence ATGCAAAAAATCAAAATCTTTTTTCTGTTCCTTACATTTTATATTATCAATTCCTGCAGCACATCAGAAGTAATTACTTTACAATCAGAGTTTGATTATTGTAACTCAAATTTTATTTCACAGTTCGATGTGGTCAAACAGGAATTCAATCTTTCAAAATATGTTAAGTTAAACAATGTTCTGTTTGATAGTGTAAATAGAACCATTACTGTTCAGTTTAGTAAAGAACTTGCTTCATTACCTATAAGAGAAGAATTTGCAGCCCGGTTAAAAAGCACTATAAAAAATTATTTTACTGAAAGTTTAAGCGATTATAATATAGTTGTAACATCTATGGGCTATAATATTGAAGAGCTTATTCCCAATTTTTACAGAACTGATAAAAACAAAATTGATAAAGCAAGAATTACAAAATCAGTCAAAGATAGAATACCTGTTGTACAAAATATCAGCAAACCTTTTAAGATTATTAAAGGATTGAATAATAAAAATATTTTATTATGGCATAGCCATGGCTGGTATTACAATAACAATGAAAAGCGATGGATGTGGCAGCGTGCGCGGTTATTTCAGACAATTGAAGACCTCGGTCCATTAAGTTTTACAATTCCTTATCTTATACCGATGCTGGAAAATGCAGGAGCTAATGTGTTTGTTCCAAGAGAACGTGATTTTCAAATCAATGAAGTTATTGTTGATAATGATAATCCGGGCAAAGAATCATACATAGAAACTTCAGTTTCCGATAAAATTGTCTGGAAGACTTCATCAGAAAAAGGATTCACTTTAAAAAATCCAACAATTAAAGAAGGTGAAAATCCGTTTAATAACGGAACTGCCAGATATATCAATTCAATGATAAATCCCTTTTCATCGGTTAGCTGGATTCCTGAAATTCCAAAGACAGGTTATTATGCAGTTTACATTTCTTATATAGCATCGGATAAAAATGTTACAGATGCACAATACAAAGTGAAACATTCCGGAGGCGAAACAGATTTTCGGATCAATCAAACTATCGGAGGGAAAACCTGGATTTATCTTGGAACATTTAAATTTGAAAAGGGCAGGAGTAAAAATCAGGGTGTGATTTTAACAAATCAAAGTAAAGATATTGATAGAATTGTTTCTGCTGATGCTGTTAGATTTGGCGGCGGTGTGGGTATTGTTGAACGTGAAGGAACCACAAGCGGTAAACCAAAATTTGCAGAAGGTTCAAGATATTGGCTGCAATTTGCCGGTATGCCGGATACACTAACATACAATCTGAATAAAAACAGCAACGATTATAATGATGATTATCAATCTCGTGCTGAATACGGAAATTATTTATACGGTGCTCCTTTTGGTCCTAACAAAAAACGTGATGAAAAAGGATTAGGAGTTCCCATTGACCTTTCTCTGGCATTCCATACTGATGCCGGAATTACCAGAAATGATACTGCAATCGGAACATTAATGATTTACAGCATTCCTGGTTTGGATTCTCAGAATGTTTTTCCTGATGGTGTTTCAAGACTTGCAAACAGAGACCTCTCAGATATTGTGCAGACTCAGATTGTGAATGACATACGGAAAAATTATGATTCTGCCTGGACAAGAAGACAGCTTATGAATTCAATGTACAGTGAAGCGGCAAGACCAAATATTCCATCCATGCTTTTAGAGTTATTATCACATCAGAATTTTTATGATATGAAGTTTTCATTGGATCCTATTTTCAGATTTGATGTTGCACGATCGATTTATATTGGTATGTTAAAATTCTTATCTGTACAAAACGGATTTGATTATGTTGTTCAACCTTTACCTCCGCAAAACTTTTCAGCAATTCTCAATAATAAAGGAGAAGTTGAACTAAACTGGAAAGCTCAGATTGATAAGAATGAACCAACTGCAACTGCAGATAAATTTATATTATACACACGAATAAACAATAAAGGATTTGATAACGGAAGAATAGTTGAATCCAATAAAATAAAATTATCTGATCTGAAAGAAGATAATATTTATAGTTTCAAAGTTACGGCTGTAAATAACGGTGGTGAAAGTTTTCCGTCAGAAGTGCTGTCTGTTTGCTTTAATAAGAAATCACCAAATCCGGTACTAATTGTAAATGGCTTTGATCGTGTTTCAGCACCAGCAAGTTTTGATTCACCTGATTTTTCCGGTTTTACTAATTTTATTGATGAAGGAGTTCCGGATAAATATGATTTATCTTTTACCGGAACACAATTTAACTTTAATCCTGCTTCAAAATGGATTACAGATGATAATCCTGGACACGGTGCAAGTCATTCCTACAATGAAGGAAAAGTTATTGCCGGAAACACATTTGATTTTGTTTATACTCATGGCAAGGCATTAAAAGAAAACGGATTTAGTTTTTGTTCTGCCAGTGATGAATCAGTAATGAGCGGTGAAGTTGATTTAACAAATTACAAAATGACAGATATTTTATTTGGAGAACAGAAAAAAACCCAGGCTCCTAAATACAAAGAACAAATAAGATTTGAAGTCTTTCCTGATTTACTTAAAGAAAAAGTTAAATCATATTTAACAAACGGCGGAAAATTATTTATAAGCGGATCTTATATCGGCACTGATTTGTACTCAGACAAAGACAGCACCGGAATTAAATTTGCAAACGAAGTTCTTAAATTAAAATTAAAAACCGGCTGGGCAGTAAAAACCGGAAAAGTAATTTCAGTTAACGAAAACTTTTTAACAAAAAATCAATCTTTGGAATTTAACACAGCATTAAATGATTCAATTTATAAAGTGGAAGCACCGGATGAGCTTGGAGAGTTAAACGGAAGTGAAGTGCTTATGAGATATTCAGAAAATTATTTTAGTTCTGTTATTGGATTCAAAGGAGAATATTCTGTAATTACATTTGGTTTCCCGTTTGAAACTATTCTGGGTGAAAAAAACAGAAATACAATAATGAAAGCTGTTTTAAATTATTTAAATGTACAATGA
- a CDS encoding family 10 glycosylhydrolase — protein sequence MKKLTIILSLFIVTSIYSQSIPPKREMRAAWIATVTNLDWPNSNTSSTAQQKQELIDLLDELDQDGINTVVFQIRSECDAMYSSSFDPWSYWLTGSQGTAPYPYYDPLEFAIEQAHKRGMELHAWFNPYRVERAVGNYTTAPNHVTHQHPDWIIQISNFKFLDPGLPMVRDYVTSVVYDVVSRYDVDGIHADDYFYPYPPDQITNQDAQTFALYPRGFTNIADWRRDNVNLLIAQVNDTIQSVKPWVKFGMSPFGIWKNGVPPGITGLDAYSSIYCDAIAWLHNRSIDYLTPQLYWPFGGGQDYGKLQPWWADSVYANGRHFYPGHAYYRIPNWTNPSEMPRQIRLDRSNPKVQGGVFFRAKNFKENPKGVTDSLRNDLYRYKAILPVMNWKDVINPNPPQNLKFERLASGQAGLKWDLPPVAIDGDTASRYVVYRFNNSNIQPSDLENSANILDVAGYRENIPGEPPSPNGPYYFVVTSLDRNYNESTMSNILQVNPPPVPILAFPINGAVNVEDTVTLRWNYPNLASSYRLQISRSASFDSLMFLDVSGITDTFKVVTGIDGQTKYYWRVYSVNAGGASNYSASFNFTTGFPSKTILAAPLNNTVNVPVDTVLYWLETPGAQSYRLLLARSLDFSQNSIIVDQSGITDTSLAINNLNQNTLYFWKVRAENQYGTGLYSNIWRFKTFNPSGLEEQDYIPEKFSLEQNYPNPFNPLTNIEFSIPQSGFTSLKIYNLLGQEVAVLVNDYLTSGNYSFNFDASALPSGIYLYRLKVNELSASKKMLLIK from the coding sequence ATGAAAAAGCTTACCATTATTTTATCATTATTTATTGTTACATCAATTTACAGTCAATCAATTCCGCCTAAACGAGAAATGAGGGCAGCGTGGATAGCCACTGTAACTAACCTTGATTGGCCAAATTCAAATACTTCCTCTACTGCACAGCAGAAACAGGAGTTGATAGATTTACTTGATGAACTTGATCAGGATGGAATTAATACAGTTGTTTTCCAGATAAGATCAGAATGTGATGCTATGTACAGTTCATCATTTGATCCATGGTCTTATTGGTTAACCGGCTCTCAAGGTACGGCTCCTTATCCTTATTATGATCCTCTTGAATTTGCAATTGAGCAAGCACATAAACGCGGGATGGAGTTACATGCCTGGTTTAATCCATACCGGGTTGAAAGAGCAGTTGGAAATTATACTACTGCACCAAACCATGTAACACATCAGCATCCAGACTGGATCATACAGATATCAAATTTCAAATTTCTTGATCCAGGCTTACCTATGGTTAGAGATTATGTAACTTCAGTTGTTTATGATGTTGTAAGCCGTTATGATGTAGATGGAATTCATGCTGACGATTATTTTTATCCTTATCCGCCTGATCAGATTACAAACCAGGACGCACAAACATTTGCTTTGTATCCGCGTGGTTTTACAAATATTGCCGATTGGCGCAGAGATAATGTTAATTTATTAATTGCACAGGTAAATGACACAATTCAATCTGTAAAACCGTGGGTAAAATTTGGAATGAGTCCTTTTGGTATCTGGAAAAACGGTGTTCCTCCTGGTATCACAGGATTGGATGCATATAGTTCCATTTATTGTGATGCGATTGCCTGGCTTCATAATCGCTCGATTGATTATCTTACTCCTCAGCTTTATTGGCCATTTGGCGGTGGACAAGATTACGGTAAACTTCAACCATGGTGGGCTGATTCTGTTTATGCAAATGGCAGACATTTTTATCCTGGGCATGCCTATTACAGAATTCCTAATTGGACTAATCCAAGTGAAATGCCGAGGCAGATAAGACTTGATAGAAGTAATCCGAAAGTTCAGGGCGGAGTATTTTTTAGAGCGAAAAATTTTAAGGAAAATCCAAAAGGTGTAACAGATTCTTTACGCAATGATCTTTACAGATATAAAGCAATCTTACCGGTTATGAATTGGAAAGATGTAATTAATCCAAATCCACCACAGAATCTTAAATTTGAAAGATTAGCAAGTGGACAGGCAGGATTAAAATGGGACCTTCCACCTGTTGCAATTGACGGTGATACTGCAAGCAGATATGTTGTTTACAGATTTAACAACTCTAATATTCAGCCATCAGATTTGGAGAACTCAGCAAACATTCTTGATGTAGCAGGCTACAGAGAAAATATCCCCGGTGAACCGCCATCACCAAACGGACCTTATTATTTTGTTGTTACTTCTCTTGACAGAAATTATAACGAGAGCACGATGAGCAACATTTTGCAAGTCAATCCTCCTCCGGTTCCAATTCTTGCATTTCCGATAAATGGTGCTGTAAATGTTGAAGATACTGTTACATTAAGATGGAATTATCCAAATCTTGCTTCATCATACAGGTTGCAGATATCAAGATCAGCTTCTTTTGATTCTTTAATGTTTTTAGATGTAAGTGGAATAACCGATACTTTCAAAGTAGTAACCGGTATTGATGGTCAGACAAAATATTATTGGAGGGTGTATTCAGTTAATGCCGGCGGTGCAAGTAATTATTCTGCATCGTTTAATTTTACAACCGGATTTCCGTCAAAAACTATACTTGCTGCTCCTCTTAATAATACTGTTAATGTACCAGTAGATACAGTTTTGTATTGGCTTGAAACTCCCGGCGCTCAATCTTACAGATTACTTTTAGCCAGGTCATTAGACTTTTCACAGAATTCTATCATAGTTGATCAATCAGGAATTACAGATACTTCTCTTGCAATTAATAACCTCAATCAAAATACTTTGTATTTCTGGAAAGTAAGAGCAGAGAATCAATACGGAACAGGTTTATATTCCAATATCTGGAGATTTAAAACATTTAATCCTTCAGGTTTAGAAGAGCAGGATTATATTCCTGAGAAATTTTCACTTGAACAAAATTATCCAAATCCTTTTAATCCGTTAACCAATATTGAGTTTAGTATTCCTCAATCTGGCTTTACTTCACTTAAGATTTATAATTTATTAGGACAGGAAGTTGCTGTTTTAGTAAATGATTATTTAACCTCAGGTAATTATTCATTTAACTTCGATGCATCTGCATTACCAAGCGGAATATATCTGTACAGACTTAAAGTAAACGAACTATCCGCATCGAAGAAAATGCTGCTAATAAAATAA
- a CDS encoding T9SS type A sorting domain-containing protein, protein MKQKLLFSLVAVLLLTVTGHSQWVNTGAWPDGSLLGQLHGIAVDPDGKVWLGNFNPEKYLPAGSSDTVTANLIRVFNPDGTPASFSPVWRVVGNGINDTLKGSNVRGMRADHNGNILITFGNQKMYRVNYQDGAGMNKVTLTLGTSPTAPAVSADGKIFVGPVTNAGSVIQEYDADFNYLGDVVSFSLSGFSRSMECSADGNTLYFPSYSRGIIIVYNRPDEFSAFDSVGTIMDGVDCESIAFNKATGHLWVSAGSYNDMPDPPFTPNTWYEFDLSTSQVLDSLKWEFVVPQSPAERPRAIDFSPSGNTAYIGCFAGSGYPLAQKVDKTVGVEDQGEIVVNGYKLSQNYPNPFNPTTKINFELSASGFTTLKIYDMLGNEVATLVQNELTAGSHSVNFNAANLASGTYLYQLNVNGIRITNKMILLK, encoded by the coding sequence ATGAAACAAAAACTTCTGTTTTCGCTGGTTGCAGTGTTATTATTAACTGTAACCGGGCATTCGCAATGGGTTAACACAGGTGCTTGGCCTGATGGTTCATTACTGGGGCAGTTACACGGTATTGCTGTAGATCCTGATGGAAAAGTCTGGTTAGGAAATTTTAATCCTGAAAAATATCTGCCTGCAGGTTCTTCAGATACTGTAACAGCAAATCTGATTCGTGTTTTTAATCCTGATGGGACTCCTGCTTCATTTTCACCTGTATGGCGTGTTGTTGGTAATGGAATTAATGATACTCTAAAAGGCAGCAACGTCAGAGGAATGAGAGCAGATCACAATGGTAACATACTTATCACTTTTGGTAATCAGAAAATGTATAGAGTTAATTATCAGGATGGTGCTGGTATGAACAAAGTTACTCTTACATTAGGAACATCACCTACTGCTCCAGCAGTTAGCGCTGATGGAAAAATCTTCGTTGGACCGGTTACTAATGCCGGATCTGTAATTCAAGAGTATGACGCTGATTTTAACTATTTAGGAGATGTAGTATCATTTAGTCTATCCGGTTTCTCAAGAAGTATGGAATGCTCTGCTGATGGTAATACTCTTTATTTCCCAAGTTATTCAAGAGGAATAATCATAGTTTATAACAGACCTGATGAGTTTTCAGCATTTGACTCAGTAGGAACTATCATGGATGGCGTAGATTGTGAGTCAATAGCATTTAACAAAGCTACCGGACATTTATGGGTTTCTGCTGGTTCATATAATGATATGCCAGATCCACCGTTTACACCTAATACCTGGTATGAGTTTGATCTCTCAACAAGCCAAGTACTCGACAGTTTGAAATGGGAGTTTGTTGTACCTCAAAGTCCTGCTGAAAGACCACGTGCTATTGATTTTAGCCCTAGTGGAAATACAGCATACATCGGCTGCTTTGCCGGTTCAGGTTATCCGCTAGCTCAAAAAGTTGACAAAACTGTTGGTGTTGAAGACCAGGGTGAAATTGTTGTTAATGGATATAAGCTTTCTCAGAATTATCCTAATCCGTTTAACCCAACAACAAAAATTAACTTTGAATTATCAGCAAGCGGTTTTACAACACTAAAAATTTATGATATGCTTGGCAATGAGGTTGCAACATTAGTACAGAATGAATTAACTGCCGGCTCGCATTCTGTTAATTTTAATGCTGCTAATTTAGCATCCGGAACTTATTTGTATCAATTGAATGTTAATGGTATAAGAATAACAAACAAGATGATACTCTTAAAGTAA
- a CDS encoding IPT/TIG domain-containing protein, with protein sequence MIKLYKYLGLIILTALFLSACSEDPYSGLDELIDLPTTPPSIDSIEPSNGGLAGITVLTINGSNFSSDPAKNMVYFNGVKGEILTATSTQLKVRPPNVISDSVQVKASVFKVEDFSNIMFYKLAPAAVEIFKFDPANNGTPYALTVDANENVYTSVAKQIGAGIFKLDPQGNLSLWAPNGAESFFSSLTFGPSSVIYGARRVRAIFQASEGIPSTIYVNLTPSGGGNANDSDFDQNLNLWVGANGNILSITPAKVVQAFPFDGNINAIKIFNGAIYAVATSNNQQILWKVPVISADNIGTPEVYFNFSAEVDSVIKLNDISIAADGDIYIGTDAKKDPIYVIHSDKSFEKLYPGILNSSVNSLCWGAGNFLYMTRNSLDNLTQTIIRIDMEKPGAPYFGR encoded by the coding sequence ATGATAAAATTATACAAATACTTAGGTTTAATTATCTTAACTGCTTTATTCTTGTCCGCTTGTAGTGAAGACCCATATTCGGGGCTTGATGAATTGATTGACCTTCCTACTACACCTCCGTCAATCGATTCTATAGAACCGAGTAATGGAGGTTTGGCAGGAATAACAGTACTTACTATTAACGGCTCAAACTTCTCTTCAGATCCAGCTAAGAATATGGTGTATTTTAACGGAGTTAAAGGTGAGATTTTGACCGCTACATCAACACAATTAAAAGTAAGACCTCCAAATGTTATTTCTGATTCTGTTCAGGTAAAAGCTTCAGTATTTAAGGTTGAGGATTTTAGTAATATAATGTTTTATAAATTAGCTCCTGCTGCTGTAGAAATCTTCAAATTTGATCCGGCTAATAATGGAACTCCTTATGCTCTTACTGTTGATGCAAATGAGAATGTATATACCTCTGTTGCTAAACAAATAGGAGCTGGTATTTTTAAATTAGATCCACAAGGCAACCTTAGTCTATGGGCACCTAATGGTGCTGAGTCATTCTTTAGTTCATTAACATTTGGTCCCTCTTCCGTTATTTATGGTGCAAGAAGGGTTAGGGCAATATTTCAAGCTTCAGAAGGTATTCCTTCAACTATTTATGTAAATTTAACTCCATCAGGTGGCGGAAATGCTAATGACTCTGATTTTGACCAGAATTTGAATTTATGGGTTGGTGCGAATGGAAATATTCTCAGTATTACACCGGCAAAAGTGGTGCAGGCATTTCCATTTGACGGAAATATAAATGCTATTAAGATATTTAATGGGGCAATTTATGCTGTTGCTACATCAAATAACCAGCAGATTTTATGGAAGGTGCCTGTTATAAGTGCAGATAATATCGGAACACCCGAAGTATATTTTAATTTTTCCGCAGAAGTTGATTCGGTGATCAAACTTAATGATATTTCAATTGCTGCTGATGGAGATATTTATATTGGAACTGATGCAAAAAAAGATCCTATTTATGTAATTCATTCTGACAAATCATTTGAAAAACTATATCCGGGAATTCTTAATTCATCTGTAAACTCATTATGCTGGGGAGCCGGTAATTTTTTATATATGACCAGAAATTCTCTTGATAATTTAACTCAGACTATTATTAGAATTGATATGGAAAAACCAGGGGCTCCTTATTTTGGAAGATAA
- a CDS encoding PorV/PorQ family protein: protein MRKNSLIIVIFILVFLLIAQSGYAQKNEKLAQTGVKFLSVSLDPRASGMGDAFTSLSSNSTSLLYNPAGMAELNRMTDFSFGTTKWIADINYIYGTVGLNLFDGDYGVFGLSLVAVDYGEFLGTVVASNDDGYLDVGTFKPVAMSIGLGYAKSLSEKVAIGGNIKYVRQSLGTVVSGLTGTGDQIVESKSVNAMVFDFGILYHTGFKSLDFGMNVRNFSTEVRYDEDGFQLPLSFKIGVSMNMLDLWEIDKQMHSFLFSVDASHPRDYPEQISLGGEYTFMNTFSLRAGITTPTDEQEFSAGVGFKQNLSEVKFSIDYSYTPFGIFNDVHRVSVNIGY from the coding sequence ATGAGAAAAAACAGTTTAATAATCGTAATTTTCATTCTTGTATTTTTACTGATTGCACAGAGCGGGTATGCTCAAAAAAATGAAAAACTTGCTCAGACAGGGGTGAAATTTTTAAGCGTTTCACTTGATCCAAGAGCAAGTGGTATGGGAGATGCATTTACATCACTATCAAGTAATTCTACCTCGCTGTTATATAATCCTGCAGGTATGGCTGAGTTAAACAGAATGACGGATTTTTCTTTCGGAACAACTAAATGGATTGCTGATATTAATTACATTTATGGAACAGTCGGTTTAAATTTATTTGATGGTGATTATGGTGTTTTCGGTTTGTCTCTGGTAGCTGTTGACTACGGCGAATTTCTGGGCACTGTGGTTGCTTCTAACGATGATGGATATCTTGATGTTGGAACATTTAAGCCTGTTGCTATGTCTATCGGTTTAGGTTATGCAAAATCACTTTCTGAAAAAGTTGCTATTGGCGGTAATATAAAATATGTTCGTCAATCATTAGGTACTGTTGTATCAGGATTGACCGGAACCGGCGATCAGATTGTTGAATCAAAATCAGTTAATGCAATGGTATTCGATTTTGGTATCCTTTATCATACAGGTTTTAAAAGCCTGGATTTTGGTATGAATGTAAGAAACTTTTCTACCGAAGTCAGATATGATGAAGATGGTTTTCAGCTTCCGTTATCATTTAAAATCGGTGTATCTATGAATATGCTTGACCTCTGGGAAATTGATAAACAAATGCATTCTTTCCTTTTTTCAGTTGATGCTTCACATCCGAGAGATTATCCTGAACAGATTTCTTTGGGTGGTGAATATACTTTTATGAATACATTTTCACTTCGTGCAGGAATAACTACTCCAACTGATGAACAGGAATTCAGTGCCGGTGTTGGTTTCAAACAAAATTTATCAGAAGTAAAATTTTCTATTGATTACTCATATACACCATTTGGTATTTTTAATGATGTACACAGAGTATCAGTTAATATTGGTTATTAA